One genomic window of Sodaliphilus pleomorphus includes the following:
- a CDS encoding InlB B-repeat-containing protein, whose product MLKKIFCLLCCIVAFVLPSWAGGTDYYYKVTATAQPTGVGKVYVSKSNTEPKSTDYEDTKILITSENSTQKAASREFYLFAKPAEGYVFDKWTKDDGTTEVSRQKSTSTGTLTSSSTEKSNPAEYGYIAHFSKAGDVYVVSEDETMGTAGIDNPKNTVGDAVTLTAYPDMFSGIFKAWTKDGKVVSTQNPYTFTVDEASKGKYVATFTKKDMEKKGFYCYVHNVKFKRSLGLMGISDKNVSTSNRYLTNSIMLLEDGSDIMRSSPAFVLKLTGSSDGYGGLENANLEAQGKGSKDIANNKTYTFSKHGDHLYIYGSAGSATAYMVDYADAFTQEEHLGKVNHPGLYNGANENDASYHWVVTPISEDSKDFCFGAMPSPKTKDEAGKYYTTMYTKFPYRCLDGVKAYVVSSVDETAHKVVLSEIKSGEVPSGTPVVLECTSTKPVENRLLPLVEEPAAIAETNRLKGVIWLKDENKTEDKYRTKFDSQTMLVLSNDELAFKNVNNTDVLAGGTGQTGTLTYIANNTCYLTVDSKMTEATTFTIEKGSSVVTKETTLAGLSQEAADGVTPYKLTGDDLECVGAIASDSYNYLVVKDGGYSTQATSNKQSYREYLIRSSYNGGKENTTRQTAYDQSNWILVDLSGIAGAQVDNYRNCKITSITGTYHKENPRFVATQIVLGDKTAPYAPNHYIATNFMTTYCADGTGNGVKDAAGNTYYFMNPKDGEWAIVAWAVWDKATQAFYVPAKDDEGTNAHGFAGGFKVDLRYNEGDITNVERLDEQSDKGQNVYTFPALIVKNTATSASAPRRAAIKPDTRELSTTYTVYPLSLSAGSVVTGVSTVDQAKTVRSVVYYNLQGMASPTPHAGLNVVVTRYTDGSTQVAKVMRP is encoded by the coding sequence ATGCTAAAGAAAATCTTTTGTTTGCTTTGTTGCATCGTTGCCTTTGTGCTCCCGTCGTGGGCAGGCGGCACCGATTATTACTACAAGGTGACAGCCACGGCACAGCCCACAGGTGTCGGCAAGGTCTATGTGTCGAAATCTAATACAGAACCAAAAAGTACTGATTATGAAGATACAAAGATCCTTATCACTTCGGAAAATTCCACCCAGAAGGCTGCCTCCAGGGAGTTTTATCTGTTTGCCAAACCTGCCGAGGGCTATGTGTTCGACAAGTGGACCAAAGACGACGGTACTACCGAGGTGAGCAGGCAGAAAAGTACTTCTACAGGTACGCTCACCAGTTCTTCCACAGAAAAGAGCAATCCTGCGGAATATGGCTATATAGCTCATTTCTCCAAGGCAGGTGATGTGTATGTGGTTTCTGAAGACGAGACCATGGGTACCGCAGGCATCGACAATCCTAAAAACACTGTTGGCGACGCGGTTACGTTGACGGCCTATCCCGATATGTTCTCTGGCATATTCAAGGCGTGGACCAAAGACGGCAAGGTAGTGTCGACCCAAAATCCCTACACCTTTACCGTCGACGAGGCAAGCAAAGGAAAGTATGTGGCGACCTTCACCAAGAAGGATATGGAGAAAAAGGGTTTCTACTGCTATGTGCACAATGTGAAATTCAAGCGCAGCCTGGGCTTGATGGGCATTTCTGACAAAAATGTGAGCACCAGCAACCGCTATCTCACGAACTCCATCATGCTGCTCGAGGATGGCAGCGACATCATGCGCTCGTCGCCCGCCTTTGTGCTGAAGTTGACAGGAAGTTCTGATGGGTATGGTGGGCTTGAAAATGCCAATCTCGAGGCTCAAGGCAAGGGGAGCAAGGATATTGCAAATAATAAGACTTACACTTTCTCTAAGCACGGCGACCACTTATATATCTATGGTTCGGCAGGAAGCGCTACTGCCTATATGGTCGACTATGCCGATGCGTTTACCCAGGAGGAGCACCTGGGCAAGGTGAACCACCCTGGCCTCTACAACGGTGCCAACGAGAATGATGCTTCTTATCACTGGGTGGTAACGCCCATAAGCGAAGATAGCAAGGACTTCTGCTTCGGTGCCATGCCGTCGCCGAAAACCAAAGACGAGGCCGGCAAGTACTACACCACGATGTACACCAAGTTTCCCTATCGCTGTCTCGACGGGGTGAAAGCCTATGTGGTGAGCAGCGTCGACGAGACGGCCCACAAGGTGGTGCTCAGCGAGATCAAGTCGGGCGAGGTGCCGTCGGGCACCCCCGTCGTGCTGGAGTGCACCAGCACCAAGCCTGTCGAAAATCGCCTGTTGCCCCTGGTGGAGGAGCCTGCCGCCATCGCCGAGACCAATCGGCTCAAGGGCGTGATTTGGCTCAAGGACGAGAATAAGACCGAGGATAAGTACCGCACCAAGTTTGACAGCCAGACGATGCTGGTGTTGAGCAACGACGAGCTTGCCTTCAAGAATGTGAACAACACCGATGTGCTGGCCGGCGGCACTGGCCAGACGGGCACCTTGACCTATATTGCCAACAACACCTGCTACCTGACTGTGGACAGCAAGATGACCGAAGCCACCACCTTCACCATCGAGAAGGGCTCGAGCGTGGTGACCAAGGAAACCACCCTGGCCGGCTTGAGCCAGGAGGCGGCCGACGGCGTCACGCCCTACAAGCTCACGGGCGACGACCTGGAGTGTGTGGGCGCCATTGCCAGCGACAGCTACAATTATCTGGTGGTGAAAGACGGCGGCTACTCGACCCAGGCCACGAGCAACAAGCAGAGCTACAGGGAGTATCTCATACGCTCGAGCTACAATGGCGGCAAGGAGAACACCACCAGGCAGACCGCCTATGACCAGAGCAACTGGATACTGGTAGACCTGTCGGGCATCGCCGGTGCCCAAGTCGACAACTACCGCAATTGCAAGATTACCTCGATCACGGGCACCTACCACAAGGAGAACCCCCGCTTTGTGGCAACACAGATTGTGCTGGGTGACAAGACGGCCCCCTACGCGCCCAACCACTATATCGCCACCAACTTCATGACCACCTACTGCGCCGACGGCACGGGCAATGGCGTGAAAGATGCCGCAGGCAACACCTACTACTTCATGAACCCCAAAGACGGCGAGTGGGCCATCGTGGCCTGGGCCGTGTGGGACAAGGCCACGCAGGCCTTCTATGTGCCTGCCAAGGACGACGAGGGCACCAACGCGCACGGCTTTGCCGGCGGCTTCAAGGTGGACTTGCGCTACAACGAGGGCGACATCACCAATGTGGAGAGGCTCGACGAGCAAAGCGACAAGGGCCAGAACGTGTACACCTTCCCGGCCTTGATTGTGAAAAACACCGCCACCAGCGCAAGCGCGCCCCGAAGGGCCGCGATCAAACCCGATACAAGGGAGCTGAGCACGACCTACACGGTCTATCCCCTCTCGCTCAGTGCCGGCAGCGTGGTGACCGGGGTGAGCACTGTGGACCAGGCCAAGACGGTGCGCAGCGTCGTCTACTACAACCTGCAAGGCATGGCCAGCCCCACGCCCCATGCCGGCCTCAACGTGGTGGTGACCCGCTACACCGACGGCTCGACCCAGGTGGCCAAGGTGATGCGCCCGTAG